The genomic stretch GATCTAAGAGCGGAAGCTGAAGAAGGTGGAGGGGAATTGATTCGGTGAGTTGCTGGAATGGTGATTTTGATGCATCATGATCATATTAGTATAAATTCTTTGAATACAATAGATTTATATAATCGACTTTAACTGACAtaacatttaaaagaaaaaaagggaggaGGAGTACATACCACCCCACCACAATCCTACCGTTagaaatgctaaattaaaaaaaaaaaattggcaaaTAGATTAAGAGCCATATGATTAGCAAATATGATGAGACGAGATTATGATGTATCACTCCAGTACGATCACTTCTTAAGAAGatcaatgaaaaacaaagatttCTTTTTAAATCAGTCAACCAGTTGATAATTTACAGAATCTAAAGGTACAAAACTAACAAATGCCACTGGATGGAAATTTCCAACATAATGTACACTTGAGAGTCAAGACTTTTCtgtcaacccccccccccccccccccccctttttttttttcccCATACTTTGGTTCGGCTAACACTAGCTTTAAGCCGATGCTCCGACCAGCATATGAAGATTGATTTTTCTTTGCAATTAGCATAAATAGCAAAGATAGGTCAGAATTTTATCATCTTGAGGCAAAGATAGCTCCCAATTTAATCACCTTGAGAGAAAATTAGACATCTCAGATTTTGTTGTTCCATGCCCGAGCAAGATCAATAAAAGTGCTTGAGGCATTTCATTAATGCCTCTGTGTGCTCAGGCTTCCCTACAGATACACGAACATATCCCTTCAGTTCTTTGTTGCTGTAGTGACGGATCATCACTCCCATAGTTGCAAGGTCTTCCTGCAACACAAGTTTATACCGTTAAAAGGTAGGGAGAACCTATCATGCTTTAATGGACTTGCCAAATTCTTCAAAATCTCACGACAATATTTCCATAAACAGATGTAGTACCACGAATGGGTGAGCATAGGTAGTATAGGATCACTTCACAACCACGCCATAGACCCGACTCTACAATTTTAAGTTGAATGAACTGGAATAGAagaagcaaacagaattgtttaCAAGAATAGAACTTAGTGATATAACCAGTTTTACCTTCAATTTCTTGGCATCCATTCCAGATGTAACCTTACAGAGAATGAAATTAGAATAGCTAGGGTATGGATCAAGAAATGGGACTTCTTCCAAGAGATTAAATAGCCTATCCCTTTCTTGCACCAGTGCTACTTTCACATTCTGGCATAAATGACACAATAATCAGTGAAGCTTCCAAATAAAATATGACTTCTTTACCTATAAAAGAGATTAGAACATTTGGGAAAAGTTATTTAACGATACTCGATGGAAATGTTCCATATCCTAAGGTACTTCTAGATAAGAGGGATTCTTTAATGCAGCACATGCAGCAACTTCAGCAGCAACAGACACATTGTATGGTTGCTTTGCTCGCCAAAGGAATTCAATAATACTCTTTGGAAAAGCTCCATATCCTACTCTCAGTCCAGATAAACCTGATGATCGCGATACCACTTTTATTTGTCAACTATACTTAATGCCAAGAATACTTAATGCCAGATACTTATAGTCAGCATTTAGTTAGACTTTACAGAAAagggcaatctaattttaatactTACCGCATTATCAAATCAATGAGTTCATCTGCACCACACCCTGCAAGAATATACTCAGATTCAAGGCCAGAATCTTCAGCAAGGGCCGCACGCAAGGTACGACTTTCAGGATCAGGATAAATATATGGAAATCTCATAGCCCCCAAAGCGTCGAATACCTGCAAGAAATTCGACAGCTTAAAATTCAGTAGGAGAAAACTAACTACACAAAAGAGTGTCCCAAAAGATTTTTTTCCCATAAAAAAATTAGGCATTGTAAAAGATGCAACTTGCCTCTGGAGGAGGGCCATATGGGTTCTCATTAGCATCTAATTTCACAATATCCTCTGGCTTTCTACCAAGACGAGTGGACAACACCTGTTTAATCACAAGCAATTTTTTAAATgcaacaaaaaaataaagaaaacaccACATTAACCCTTAATTACCAATCATGTGGTGATTATTAACTCATTATATCCAGAAAATGAGAAGGAAAACAGCAAACGTATCAGATTGTTCTCATAGCACCTTCTATTTATATAGCAGACATGTAATTCAATCCTTAAAGAGAAACCATATGTTTTACAAAAGAGATAGAGCGAGAACTTTACATGTCATGCCTAACaacaaaaaggagaaaaaggaaaatataaatgataaagaaaaaattataaaGCATTAATAGCCTTTTGGCCTATCTAGTGAAGTAAAGAAAAAAGTAAAGTAGACAAGTGCACATACACAATAGAAACATGATATAATTGATTTACATGCGCTGAATGATTCAAGACCTCAAAGAGTCTTTACTTATATGCTATAAGTTTTGAAAACCTAATTATTTAACCTGTTTAATCAACACAATATAAGGTTGAGTATACTCTGTGATTTTCTCATACAATATAATCAGTTGAAACTCCTTCACCTATAAATGGAGTAAACAAATGTAATCAACCATACAGCAAAAAAATAAGACTGATCCAACATATTCACCTCAAAAGGCAAAATGGGCTGATAAGGGGACAATTTGCGAAGATGGGGCCTGATAAAAGCATCTCCTGTCACACATTGTTTCTGCTGTCTCTCCTCTTGTACTGGCACTGAGGAGGCCGTGCAAGCAATTCTCCTTGTCCGATTTTTCTCAACTAGACAATTGGTTTTCACTCTACCAACACAAATCGATGAAGTGTTGAATTCAATCACGCCCATTAATCAACAGTAACTTTTTCTTCCCTGCATTGCGAGTTTAAGCAGAAAATGTCAAAGGATCATATTTAGTCCCCTAAACACTATGCTCTAGTGATATATAAAAAGAGCCAAAAAGGAATTGGAAGATAGAGCAAGAAAGTACGATACAAAGAGAAGCGCAATACGACGAATTATGAATTACTCTCTctactccaaaaaaaaaagaaagaatgatACTATTACTTTTATGCATTTTTCAACACAAAAAGTAGTTTTATAGTACTAAATGTAGTTTCTGAATTACGTAAATTCCAAGCTCACGCTGAAAGTTAGATGGATTGATTCTTGTACTTACAATCTCATCATTGTTCTTGTAACGGAGGAAGCAAAGGCGTATCTAGAATATTACTTATGGGACTTATGGGGTTCACGTGAACCCGGTAGCTTTTGATGCAGACCCTATATATGTATGATTAAATCTACTAAATATGTATAAGTGTTTGACCGTGAACCCAAATACAATTTGTATATTAACTTGAGGCCACTATAGGAACCTAACAAGAAGCATTATAAATATCAATTTATCAATTTCATTGACACTGAGCCAATGCCCTTGTTATATCTGGGATTAGTTTCGAATAATCAAATCATACTGGGTTGTTTGAAAAACTAGAAGATTTGGTGAAGTTCTTAAAAATTAGGACTTTCATCTCAAGGCTAAAATTCACAGTATAATGATTAAAAATTTCACCTTTATGGCCTAATTCTCTATTCCTTGAAGTAAATATAAAATGCTTATTACCTTGTAAACATCACAAAGAGCTATACAAATTCGCATATTTAAGCCCAATTTACAGTTCATGTTTAACAGTTAAAATCGTTAGGCAGCTAATCAAATACTCAAATAGACAACTAATCGAGCACAAATTAAGATTAATAGAGTCAGTATAGACAAAATCATAACctaattaattcaaaaaataTCAGTAACGCTATATATGGTGCTAAACATTTCACAATGAGTTTCAGAGTacttgtgtggttataaaaatttatattaagggtagaattaaaaatttaagctaaattgtttccaaatttagaaaggaatCATTCTAACCAAAAAGGAAACAGGTTCGCACAAACTAAAACGGAGGCGGCAATTCATTTGTCTTTATTATATGTGGCGACTGCGCTGTTCGTTAATGACTACCCGTTGAGTTTTCATAAGTCGCCACAAAAAGTTTTCCAtcaaaatttaataattttacaaGGAAAAAGAAGTTCAagtgagtattaattaatatctCCATTTAACTAAACCCTTTCTTACCTTGCCTTTGGATTCATAAATCAGATGAATCTGTTGAGAGACTAAAGGCAAGATTGATGGTAACGGGATATTCAAAAAGAAGGGATTGATTATTCCGAGACATTCTCCCATGTTCGAAATGACCACAATCAAGTGTCTCTTGATAGAAGTGGTTGTGAAGAAAGGTTGGAAGGTGTCTCAACTTGATGTTAATAATAGATTTCTGTATGAGGATTTACAGGAAGAGGTGGACATGAAGTTCCTTGCTGGTATATCCCCACCTATGCCTAATCAAGTTTGTCTTTTGAAGAAATCTCTCTACGGATTGAAGCAATCTTCTAGAAAGTGGTATGCTAAACTAGTTGGTGCTCTTAGTTTCAAGGGTTACTCAACTTCCTTAAATGACTACTCTTTATTCTTCGGGCAAAATGGAGGTCTTGTTTCTATTCTAGCGATTTATGTCGATGATATCTT from Nicotiana sylvestris chromosome 12, ASM39365v2, whole genome shotgun sequence encodes the following:
- the LOC104231992 gene encoding histidinol-phosphate aminotransferase, chloroplastic-like isoform X2 codes for the protein MGVIEFNTSSICVGRVKTNCLVEKNRTRRIACTASSVPVQEERQQKQCVTGDAFIRPHLRKLSPYQPILPFEVLSTRLGRKPEDIVKLDANENPYGPPPEVFDALGAMRFPYIYPDPESRTLRAALAEDSGLESEYILAGCGADELIDLIMRM
- the LOC104231992 gene encoding histidinol-phosphate aminotransferase, chloroplastic-like isoform X1, coding for MGVIEFNTSSICVGRVKTNCLVEKNRTRRIACTASSVPVQEERQQKQCVTGDAFIRPHLRKLSPYQPILPFEVLSTRLGRKPEDIVKLDANENPYGPPPEVFDALGAMRFPYIYPDPESRTLRAALAEDSGLESEYILAGCGADELIDLIMRFIWTESRIWSFSKEYY